In one Hyphomicrobium sp. 99 genomic region, the following are encoded:
- a CDS encoding sulfite exporter TauE/SafE family protein translates to MTLEPLQYCLGALSGSLVGFTLALVGGGGSILAVPLMVYLVGVTSPHVAIGTSAFAVAVNAATGLMGHARAHTVKWRCGGMYAASGVIGALLGSTMGKAIDGHKLLILFAMVMVVIGILMLKGRGNPGNPGAECNRDKAPKVLSYGLGTGLFSGFFGIGGGFLIVPGLVGSTGMPILNAVGTSLIAVTAFGLTTAINYAYSGLIDWPLALLFIAGGVAGGWAGTHVARHLAKERGLLTTVFAGLIFVVAAYMIWKSLSAIGL, encoded by the coding sequence GTGACGTTGGAACCTCTCCAATATTGCCTCGGCGCCCTATCGGGATCGCTGGTCGGCTTCACGCTTGCACTTGTCGGCGGCGGCGGGTCCATACTCGCCGTGCCGCTGATGGTCTATCTTGTCGGCGTCACCAGCCCGCACGTTGCCATCGGAACAAGCGCTTTCGCGGTCGCCGTCAATGCTGCGACGGGCCTCATGGGCCATGCCCGCGCGCACACAGTGAAATGGCGCTGCGGCGGAATGTATGCGGCCTCCGGCGTGATCGGCGCTCTGCTCGGTTCGACTATGGGCAAGGCGATCGACGGCCACAAGCTCCTCATTCTGTTTGCGATGGTCATGGTGGTCATCGGTATCCTGATGCTCAAGGGGCGTGGCAATCCTGGAAACCCTGGCGCCGAATGCAACCGTGACAAAGCTCCCAAGGTTCTCAGTTACGGCCTTGGCACCGGACTCTTCTCGGGGTTCTTCGGGATCGGCGGCGGCTTTCTCATTGTTCCGGGCCTGGTTGGTTCGACAGGGATGCCGATACTGAATGCGGTAGGCACGTCACTGATTGCCGTCACCGCGTTCGGGCTCACGACCGCGATAAATTATGCCTATTCCGGCCTCATCGACTGGCCGCTCGCACTCCTATTCATCGCAGGCGGCGTCGCTGGAGGATGGGCCGGCACCCACGTTGCCCGGCACCTAGCCAAAGAGCGGGGCCTGCTCACGACCGTATTCGCAGGGCTCATCTTCGTCGTCGCCGCATACATGATCTGGAAAAGCCTTTCCGCGATCGGTTTGTAG